Proteins encoded within one genomic window of Episyrphus balteatus chromosome 1, idEpiBalt1.1, whole genome shotgun sequence:
- the LOC129905658 gene encoding DNA-directed RNA polymerase II subunit RPB9 translates to MAAAFEVGGNEGPGFVGIRFCQECNNMLYPKEDKENKILLYACRNCDYKQEADSNCIYVNKIMHEIDELTHIVPDVISDPTLPRTEDHACPKCTHREAVFFQAQTRRAEEEMRLYYVCTNQNCTHRWTE, encoded by the exons ATGGCTGCAGCATTTGAAGTTGGCGGCAACGAAGGACCCGGATTTGTTGGTATCCGATTTTGTCAAGAATG CAATAACATGTTGTATCCAAAAGaagataaagaaaataaaattcttttatatGCGTGCagaaattgtgactacaaacaAGAAGCCGATTCCAATTGCATTTACGTGAACAAAATTATGCACGAAATCGA CGAATTGACACATATCGTACCCGATGTTATATCGGATCCAACTCTACCAAGAACCGAAGATCACGCCTGTCCAAAATGTACTCATCGCGAAGCTGTATTCTTTCAAGCTCAAACTCGACGCGCTGAAGAAGAAATGAGACTTTATTATGTTTGTACGAATCAGAATTGTACTCACAGATGGACAGAATAG